TGAATTTTGTATGATAAGAAAGGAAGATTACTAAATGGGAGATGTGATATTTTGAAAAGTCTAGCTGTATTCTGTGGATCAAGCAAAGGTGCATCTGCTGTATATGTTGAAGAGGCTAAAAAACTGGGCAAGGAGCTGGCAAAACGTAAGATTACCCTTGTCTATGGCGGCTCAAGTGCAGGAATCATGGGTGCAGTTGCAGATGCCGTTCTGGAAGCAGGAGGGAATGTAATTGGGGTGATGCCAGATTTTCTAGAAAAAAAAGAAATCGCCCATAAGAGCTTAACCGAGCTGATCGTCGTGGAATCCATGCATGAAAGAAAAGCGAAGATGGCTGAACTGGCCGATGGATTCATGGCCTTGCCAGGCGGCCCAGGAACATTGGAGGAATTCTTCGAGATTTTCACTTGGGCTCAGCTTGGTCTTCACCAAAAACCTTGCGGACTCTTAAATATCAATCACTATTATGACCCATTGGTCGCTTTATTCAATCATATGTCCGACGAGCAGTTCCTCCATGAAAAATTCCGGTCCATGGCGCTCGTAGATGTTGAACCAAACGGACTTCTTGATCAATTCAATACATATGAGCCGCCAACCGTAAAAACCTTCATTACCGAAAATCAAACCTGATCATAAAAACCAAGCGGCCAAGATCAATGATGATCTTGGCCGCTTGTAATAAGCTGTTAGGTCAGGTGAATAACACGCTTAAATAATCGCCATGCCCTTTAATTAGTTGCACTTCATGTTCGGATGAAATCCAGAAGAAACGGAAGGTCAGACCCGATTCATCCCCGCCACCCGTTGGCTGATGGTCCCATTGATCAGGAACATCCCATACACGGATTCGATAAAAATATCTATGATGGATGGCCCCATCCGCGTTCTCCCAAAAATCCTCGGCAATTAAAGCTTCCACCTGAAATGATTCAAGTCCCGTCTCTTCTTTTATCTCCCGAATTACGGCTTCGTAAGTATTTTCATGGTGCTCCACTGTACCCTTTGGTATTTGGATTCCGGCTTCCCTAATGGGATGTCTGAAAACCAATACCTGTGTTTTTCCATTTTTGATTCTTATCACATACCCATAAGCTTTTTTTATTGGCGTCATGTTTAATCCCCCCGTCAATCACCAACAGCAGCCTTTCCTTTACCCTGCATTACCAAATCGCAATTCCTTCAACCCTTTTTAAAATCTTACTTACAATTCCTTTGATTTTTTTGCTTTGATTTAGTTAATGGGGATGAAACCATTTGTTCATACTTGTCGTATCTCGCTAGTAAAGTATGAACCAAGCTGATTTTTGGAACGACCATGTAAACGGTCCATCCTGCAATGATGCTGATTATGGCTCCTGCCAGCACATCCGCCGGAAAGTGGACCCCTACCCAAATACGGGAAATGGCAACAAGGGAAGCGAGCATGATCCAAAGCACCTGCCATCCCCTGTTAAAAAGCCAAAAGGATACACAAAACGAGAAAAATAGGATGGTATGATCGCTTGGAAATGAGTTATCCACGGCTTTTTCAATTAGCTGATTAACATGGGGCAATTCGGCAAATGGCTGATTGTTCGAATGCAACCTCCCGGCGAGTTTCCCCATCATTTCAGCTATTACAAACGTAACCACCCCACAAACCACCATCATCCTTCCCCGTTCATTTCTAGTGAACCATACTACGATGACTGCCAATGCCAATAGGAATACCATATACTCGGCAATGAAAATGGCTGTAGGATTCAAATATGCATGTTGCTTCCCTAAATCATTTATCATTCGAAATAAATGAACATTCGATTCTGTAAGACTCATTTGGGGACCGCCTTTCTTCTTTTCTTTCATAATAAAAGAGAAAGAAGCTTTGGCGCCATCGATTTTCCTAACAGTTTACGCTGCCATCTTACACTATTGTCACGTGATTGTTATTCTTGATATCGGCCTATTCTAGCTTTTCATTATGTATAATGGGGGGCATATGCTGCATAGTCCTGCACGAAATTTATGGATTGAACCAACATGTCAATGTGGATTTAATGTTTTATATTCTAAATACTCATTTTTATGATTATAATAAATTACTTAATATCTTTACATATATGTTCAAGGGAGGCTAATAGATATGGCTAGTAACGAAATTAATCCACCTAATAACAAAAATTTCAAATTTCCTATTTTAATGATTACAGCACTTGTATTGGGGATTTTTGCAGCAGGCTCTGAAGAATTAGTAATTTCACCATTATTATTAGATTTGGCAGACTCTTTTAATTCTACGGTGGACATCGTAGGTCTTTCCGTAAGCATCTATGGCATTGCTGTAATTATAGGAGCTCCATTATTCGCCCCTATTAGTGATAAAATTTCTTATCGTTTAAGTTTATTAATTGGAATTCTCTTATTTCTAGTGGGTACAATTGTATGTACGTTAGCAGGAAATATTGAGTGGTTTTTTCTTGGAAGAGCTATTTCTGGACTAGCAGCAGGAACTTTTATTCCAACAGCTTACGCTTTTGTGGGAGAACAAATTCCTTACGAAAGTCGCGGGAAAGTTATGGGGGCAATTGTATCAAGCTGGTCATTGTCTTTAATATTAGGAGTTCCATTAGGCTCTTTTATAGGAGGGATATTTCATTGGAGATGGTCTTTTGCAATATTAATTCTTTTGGGTATAACGGTTGCAATGCTTATTTTAATGGATCTTAAGGGTAAGCATGAAATAAATAAAATTAAATATAAAGATACTGAAGAACCATTAGTTCGTTCATTTATAAAGGCTCTATTTAAACCTAACGTATTTTTAATTATTGTTGTTACATTTTGTAATATGTTAGGGTTTTATGGAATGTATACTTATTTAGGAAGTTATATTCGTTCTACTTTACCATTAGGGGATTCTATTACAGGTGTTGTACTGATTTTTTACGGAATAGGATTTGCTACAAGCTACTTTTCTGGAAAATATGCAGACAAGATAGGCAAAAGCCGTTCTCTTATCTTTACTATGGCGCTATTAACTATAATTTTATGGATTATCCCTCATCTAAGTAATTTTTATTGGCTATTTTTCTTTCTACTATTTTTATGGGGTGGAATGCAAAGTTTGACAGTTACTATGTTAAGTACAATCTTAAGTAATTGTTCAAATAAATATCGAGGGAGGATTTTGGCTATTTATAGTTTGACTTCTAATCTTGCAGTCACCCTTGGTTCTGCATTAATGGGACCCATTTACGTGAATTTTGGATATAAAATAGTATCTATAGTTTGTGCAGCTATAAGCTTTTTAGGTTTTTTAATTAGTATTAAAGCTTATTATAATCAACCTGATAAACAACAATCTATTGAATGAATGAACTGCGCCCCATTAAGTAGACAGCTTAATAAAAAAGTAGTGGCTCTTATTAAATAGCGACGAGATGGCTTTGGTAATTTTCCGGAGCCATCTTATTTAGCGTCCATTGCTTACGTTCGGTATTGTAGTAATCGATATACCGTTCGATCATTCGTTTTAATTCATTGAGATTAATTCATTGAGATTAATTGCTTCTTTATACTGTACCTCATCCTTTAAATGACCAAAGAAAGATTCCCTTGGCGCATCATCCAAGTAATTTGCCTCTCCGGGACATCGACTGTACGAGTCCCCTTTCTTTCACTCGTGATTGATAATCCGGGTGCGTATAGTGGAAGCCCTGATCTGAATGAATGATGGCTTCAGGATGAATCATTCCTTCTAAAGCTTCTTCCAATTTACATAAAGTTTTCTCCACAATTCCCATTTTCAAGCTAGTGGAGAGTTCATACGCTACGATTTCAGGTGTTGCCACGTCTTTAACACAGGATAAATAAGCCACCTGTCCATTTATGTGGGGCAAATACGTACTATCCGTTAAAAGAACTTTCCTCGGTTCATCTTGATTAAATTGTCGATTTAGTAAGTTTGGTACCGTTTTGTGTGCTTGTGTAGCCTTCGCTAATTGACGATATGGATTAGGAGTTCGCACCTTGGCGAAGAAGTTATACTTCCGCATAATTCGAAGAATCTTCTTATGGTTCATCGGCACTTCTAATCGCTCAGCCAACTCCATATAGAGTAGGCGGTACCCAGATTTCCCTTGGCGCCCGTTTCTCTGTTGTTTGAAGCCATTTACAATAGCCACCACGACTGACCCTGGCTAATTCGCATCCTATCCTATCCTATTCTTTAGTTGGATAGAGACGAACCACTTCATGGATGACTTGATACTTCTTATTTGGAGCTGCAATTGTTTCTTCTTCGCCTTCCTTTCCAGTTCGTTGAGCTTTTTTAGCAGCGTTAGTTCAGCTTCTAATAACTGAATCCCTGCTTCTGCTTTAGCGAGTTTTTTGTCTGAAGATACGTTTACACTCTTTGGACGGCCGGTACTAGATTTTCCACGACGTTCTTCTAAGAAGCCTTGTTCACCGTGTATGTGAACCGTTTTGCGCCAGCGACCTAGCGCACTTTGAGCTTTTTTTACCCCAATCATATCTAGGTCAAATGCATTCTCTTCAAAAATTTATTTGGGACCTTTTCCTGCTGGATTTTCTGTCACTGCTCGCAGCTTAAATTCGGCTATATACTGAATGGCACATTAGGGTTTGCTTCTAATAATCGTATTTGATGCTCATTAAAAATAATTTTACTCATGATCATGTTCTCCCGTTCGAAATTATTATGTACTAGTATAACGGGGTTTCTCTTAAGAAAAAACAGAAAAACCCCCGAATAGGTCACTTTTTCTAAAGTGTTGACTATTCGGGGTTCAGTTCATAATTTAGAGAGCTTTTTTTTTAGTTTATACATTTTAGAAAAGGAGGCATTCTACCTAATTTAACTTTTCTGGTTACTAACTGAAAAGTTGTTAAAAATATTTATTTTTAGTAAATATTAGTTATTTAAATAGGCTGATTAACAATATCTGTTGTAAAATAATAGGTGTATGAAATAAATAGGAGTGAGGAAATGATTAATAAACAAGTTGCACTGGTGCTTGGAGCAAGTCAAGGAATTGGAAGAGCTGTTGCTTTAGAATTGGCTCAAGAAGGGTACTCTTTAATTATTAATGCAAGAACTGAATCAACTCTAAAAGATTTAATGAATGAAATCAACGATATTAACCTTGGAAACCATATGATTTTTCAGGGAGATGTAACAGAAAAAAATGTAAGGGATCATTTATTTTTTAAAATAAAAGAAGAATATGGACGATTAGATATTTTAATTAATAATATTCCTGGAGGAGTTCCAGATACATTTCAGAACTATGATCCTAATGTAACTGTTAATGCATTTTCTAATAAAGCTATAACATACTTTGATTGTATGAAAAATGCTTCCTCTTTGATGGAAAAAAATCAATACGGTAGAATTATTAACTTGGTAGGTAATTTATGGAAAGAGCCTACTGGAAATATGTTCACCAATAGTCTAATTAATGCGTCTATTATAAATGCAAGTAAAAATATCTCACGTCAACTTGCTGAAAAAAAAATTACGGTTAATTGCATAAATCCAGGATTTATAAAAACTGATAGGTATTATAAGTATATCGATAATTTAATAACTAATAATGGAATAAGCAGGGAGAAAGCAGAGGCTGCAGTTGCAGAAGATATTCCATCCAAAAGAGTGGGAGACCCACAAGAAGTTTCATCTTTAATAGCTTATTTATGCTCTGAAAAGGCGGCATACGTTACTGGTCAGCAAATTTCAGTAGATGGCGGTACTCTAAAAAGCTTATAAAAGGATTTATTAATTTACGATATTATCATTCAAGTAGCCGTAAAGTTTACACTTTACGGCTACTTAGCTAGTTATTTTATAAATCAGCCAAATATAATCCCGCAGGAACACCTTCAATAATGGTTGTTAATTGAGCGCCATGTGATTCTCATACACCTGTCTATTGTATTTTAGGAATTTACTGGTTCTAATACTGCTTTGTTCGAAAAAGTTTCTATAGCATCCATGAAATGATTAAATTCATCGAAATTCATTTGTTGTTTTGAATCTGATAACGCTATGGCAGGATTAGGATGGACTTCTGCCATTATTCCATCTGCGCCAATAGCTAATGCTGCCTTAGCTGTTGGGATTAATAAGTCTTTTCTACCTGTGGAATGAGTTACATCTACTACTACGGGTAGGTGAGTCTCTTGTTTTAAAATAGGGACTGCTGAAATATCTAAAGTATTTCTAGTTGCAGTTTCATAAGTTCGAATACCTCTTTCACAAAGGATTACATTTGTATTTCCCTCTGCAAGAATGTATTCAGCAGCCAATTTAAACTCCTCAATAGTTGCGGACAATCCCCGTTTAAGAAGTACAGGTGTATTTGTTTGACCAACAGCTTTTAAAAGTGAAAAATTTTGCATATTTCTTGCTCCTACTTGGATTACATCAATATACTCTAAAGCTTCTTCCAGCTGATCTGTACTCATTATTTCAGTAATAACTCCCATATCATATTCTTTAGAAACAGATGATAAAATTTTCAAACCATCTATTCCTAAACCTTGAAAATCATAAGGAGATGTTCGAGGTTTAAAAGCTCCACCTCTTAGGAGATTCAAGCCTCTTTTAGACATTTCAGCAGCTACTTTCTGTACTTGTTCAAAACTTTCTACAGCACATGGACCGATTATAAAGCGAGGAATTCCATCTCCGATGTTTTGACCATTAACATTTACAATTGTATCTTCAGATTTATAGTCTCTAGAAAATAAAAAAGGTTTATTTTCTTTTAATTCTGAATTATACTGCAAAAACTTGCTAGCGGCGAATATCTCTTTAAATATCCGTTTTAGTGATTCAATATTGTAGGGTCCAGGATTGTTATTATCTATTTTGGATAGCAATTCTAGTTCTCTTGAAGGGTCAAAAATATTTACATTTAATTCTTTTTTTGTCAAACCAATTTTTTTAACTAACTCACCTCTTTTACTAAGAAGGCTTAAAATTTCATTGTCTAACTGCTCTACATCAATTCTTAAATTATTCAGAGTTTCCATTTTATTCATCTCCTGTAAAAAAATATGTATTCATGTATTGAGATATTTTCACAGATTGTACAGTTGTATGTCAATTTAATTTTCCTTTTATTACAAAAATAATAATAATTTACAAAATTTTATAAAAACATATATTGACAATGTTTAACAAAACCTTTTATTATTCTTAAGTAATGTAAATTATTCCAAATATTACGGCCGTGAATTTTGTGAAAATTTTTATTTTACAAAAAAAATAAAATGGTGATGCCAATTGATAATTTTAAATGATTTGACCAAAGAAAAAATACAGACTCCTTTGAAGACTATCAAAGTAGGAACTCTAGGACCTTCTGGTACAAGTAGTGAGTTTGCAGCTAATCTCTTTATGGACAATTATCTATTTAATCAAGGGATATTCAGTGAGTTGATTCTTTTTCAAACTTTCGAAGAAAGTATGGAAAACTTAGAAAAAGGATTACTGGATTACATTATTGTTCCTCATGCATACGGAGGAATTAATGAGTTTTACATGAAATCCAATATTGATTTAATTCAATTGTTTCGTTGTGATACACCAATGTATGGTTTAGCTGTAAGAAAAGGATTTCCATATCATAAAGAATTATTAGACTCAGAGACAATTGTTTCTCATCCGGCACCCATCAACCTATTAAAGTATTTTTTAAATACAAAGGCCAAAATTCATACTGTAAATTCTACTAGTGTAGCAGCAAACTTAGTAAAAGAATCAGTTTACAATATCGCCATTACCAATGAAGTAGCTAAAGAGAAATATGGTCTGGATTTTGTTTATCAATTTAAACATATACCCATGAGTTGGTCCGTATTTGGAAG
This genomic stretch from Peribacillus muralis harbors:
- a CDS encoding LOG family protein, translated to MKSLAVFCGSSKGASAVYVEEAKKLGKELAKRKITLVYGGSSAGIMGAVADAVLEAGGNVIGVMPDFLEKKEIAHKSLTELIVVESMHERKAKMAELADGFMALPGGPGTLEEFFEIFTWAQLGLHQKPCGLLNINHYYDPLVALFNHMSDEQFLHEKFRSMALVDVEPNGLLDQFNTYEPPTVKTFITENQT
- a CDS encoding NUDIX hydrolase, whose amino-acid sequence is MTPIKKAYGYVIRIKNGKTQVLVFRHPIREAGIQIPKGTVEHHENTYEAVIREIKEETGLESFQVEALIAEDFWENADGAIHHRYFYRIRVWDVPDQWDHQPTGGGDESGLTFRFFWISSEHEVQLIKGHGDYLSVLFT
- a CDS encoding undecaprenyl-diphosphatase, coding for MSLTESNVHLFRMINDLGKQHAYLNPTAIFIAEYMVFLLALAVIVVWFTRNERGRMMVVCGVVTFVIAEMMGKLAGRLHSNNQPFAELPHVNQLIEKAVDNSFPSDHTILFFSFCVSFWLFNRGWQVLWIMLASLVAISRIWVGVHFPADVLAGAIISIIAGWTVYMVVPKISLVHTLLARYDKYEQMVSSPLTKSKQKNQRNCK
- a CDS encoding MFS transporter; the encoded protein is MASNEINPPNNKNFKFPILMITALVLGIFAAGSEELVISPLLLDLADSFNSTVDIVGLSVSIYGIAVIIGAPLFAPISDKISYRLSLLIGILLFLVGTIVCTLAGNIEWFFLGRAISGLAAGTFIPTAYAFVGEQIPYESRGKVMGAIVSSWSLSLILGVPLGSFIGGIFHWRWSFAILILLGITVAMLILMDLKGKHEINKIKYKDTEEPLVRSFIKALFKPNVFLIIVVTFCNMLGFYGMYTYLGSYIRSTLPLGDSITGVVLIFYGIGFATSYFSGKYADKIGKSRSLIFTMALLTIILWIIPHLSNFYWLFFFLLFLWGGMQSLTVTMLSTILSNCSNKYRGRILAIYSLTSNLAVTLGSALMGPIYVNFGYKIVSIVCAAISFLGFLISIKAYYNQPDKQQSIE
- a CDS encoding SDR family oxidoreductase, with protein sequence MNKQVALVLGASQGIGRAVALELAQEGYSLIINARTESTLKDLMNEINDINLGNHMIFQGDVTEKNVRDHLFFKIKEEYGRLDILINNIPGGVPDTFQNYDPNVTVNAFSNKAITYFDCMKNASSLMEKNQYGRIINLVGNLWKEPTGNMFTNSLINASIINASKNISRQLAEKKITVNCINPGFIKTDRYYKYIDNLITNNGISREKAEAAVAEDIPSKRVGDPQEVSSLIAYLCSEKAAYVTGQQISVDGGTLKSL
- a CDS encoding bifunctional 3-deoxy-7-phosphoheptulonate synthase/chorismate mutase; translated protein: METLNNLRIDVEQLDNEILSLLSKRGELVKKIGLTKKELNVNIFDPSRELELLSKIDNNNPGPYNIESLKRIFKEIFAASKFLQYNSELKENKPFLFSRDYKSEDTIVNVNGQNIGDGIPRFIIGPCAVESFEQVQKVAAEMSKRGLNLLRGGAFKPRTSPYDFQGLGIDGLKILSSVSKEYDMGVITEIMSTDQLEEALEYIDVIQVGARNMQNFSLLKAVGQTNTPVLLKRGLSATIEEFKLAAEYILAEGNTNVILCERGIRTYETATRNTLDISAVPILKQETHLPVVVDVTHSTGRKDLLIPTAKAALAIGADGIMAEVHPNPAIALSDSKQQMNFDEFNHFMDAIETFSNKAVLEPVNS
- a CDS encoding prephenate dehydratase domain-containing protein, yielding MIILNDLTKEKIQTPLKTIKVGTLGPSGTSSEFAANLFMDNYLFNQGIFSELILFQTFEESMENLEKGLLDYIIVPHAYGGINEFYMKSNIDLIQLFRCDTPMYGLAVRKGFPYHKELLDSETIVSHPAPINLLKYFLNTKAKIHTVNSTSVAANLVKESVYNIAITNEVAKEKYGLDFVYQFKHIPMSWSVFGRR